One genomic segment of Flagellimonas marinaquae includes these proteins:
- a CDS encoding RNA polymerase sigma factor, translating to MKQAEFLNVVLPFQDKLFRLAKRLLVSREEAEDATQEILLKLWSKNESMGKYKNVEAFAMTMTKNFCLDRLKSKQAGNLKLVHSNYSDENTSLQKQLEAEDSVNWMERIIKDLPEQQKMILQLRDVEQYEFDEICELMDMKPTAVRVALSRARKTVREELIKKHNYGIG from the coding sequence ATGAAACAAGCAGAATTTTTAAACGTGGTTTTGCCTTTTCAGGATAAACTTTTTAGGCTCGCCAAGCGCCTATTGGTCTCCCGAGAAGAAGCGGAAGACGCCACTCAAGAAATTTTGTTGAAGCTTTGGTCTAAGAACGAGTCGATGGGGAAGTACAAAAATGTAGAGGCTTTTGCCATGACCATGACCAAAAACTTTTGTTTGGACCGCTTAAAGTCCAAGCAAGCAGGGAACCTAAAATTGGTTCACAGTAATTACAGTGATGAAAACACCTCCTTACAAAAACAATTGGAGGCCGAAGACAGTGTAAACTGGATGGAACGAATTATAAAAGACCTGCCAGAACAACAAAAAATGATATTGCAACTACGCGATGTGGAGCAATACGAGTTCGACGAAATATGCGAGCTCATGGACATGAAACCGACAGCAGTGCGCGTAGCATTGTCGAGGGCAAGAAAAACAGTAAGAGAAGAATTGATAAAAAAACATAACTATGGAATTGGGTAA
- a CDS encoding S41 family peptidase — MKKYLYLFFGATLLFTSCSSDDNEINNGPTPDPEPGADVTAQNFMWQAMNLWYFWQGDVEDLADDRFSTNAEYTAFLEANSNAENFFYSICNRHEEIFGDDNAIDRFSFANDDYSELVSGLSGISQSNGVEFRLSLISGTENVFGYVLYIWPDSDASTKDIQRGEFFTRVDGTQLTINNYRNLLFGDNSTYTLGMATVTDNTISDSAKEVELTKIENQVEDPILIAETLDVNGTKVAYLMYNRFLSSFDEDLNAAFAKFVADGATELVLDMRYNPGGSVNTSRLLASMVYGTNTGEVYIKQRWNDKIQVQFSEEFLTDYFANSTGTSAINSLNLDRVFVIATGDSASASELVMNGLDPYIDVIHIGETTRGKNEFSITLVDDPENSFIYNSDREGNINAENSWGLQPLVGRNENADGFYDYTNGLAPDIALEEDLTNFGVLGDVNEPLLARALQEITGSSAKIDFTVEMPAESFTSSRLETPIKDNMYLEKPLQLNN; from the coding sequence ATGAAAAAGTACCTCTATCTATTTTTTGGAGCAACACTCCTCTTCACCTCTTGTAGTAGTGACGACAATGAAATTAATAATGGCCCTACCCCCGACCCAGAACCCGGTGCGGATGTTACAGCACAAAATTTTATGTGGCAGGCCATGAACCTTTGGTATTTTTGGCAAGGGGATGTAGAGGATTTGGCTGATGACCGATTTTCCACAAATGCCGAGTACACTGCTTTTTTAGAGGCCAATTCAAATGCCGAAAACTTTTTTTATAGCATTTGTAACAGACATGAGGAGATTTTTGGGGATGACAACGCCATAGATCGATTTAGTTTTGCCAATGATGACTATTCGGAACTGGTAAGTGGCCTATCTGGAATATCCCAAAGTAATGGGGTCGAATTTAGATTGAGCCTGATTAGCGGCACGGAAAATGTTTTTGGCTATGTACTTTACATATGGCCGGATTCCGATGCCTCGACCAAAGATATACAACGTGGCGAGTTTTTCACCAGGGTCGATGGCACCCAACTTACCATTAACAACTACAGGAATCTTTTGTTCGGTGATAACAGCACTTACACGCTTGGAATGGCGACCGTTACCGACAATACCATCTCTGATAGCGCCAAAGAAGTAGAACTTACCAAAATAGAAAACCAAGTCGAGGACCCCATCTTGATTGCCGAAACACTGGATGTAAACGGGACCAAAGTTGCCTATTTAATGTACAACCGTTTTTTAAGCAGTTTCGATGAAGATTTGAACGCTGCCTTTGCCAAATTTGTAGCCGACGGAGCAACAGAACTTGTTTTGGACATGCGCTACAATCCGGGAGGTTCCGTAAACACATCCCGTTTACTGGCCAGTATGGTCTATGGGACCAACACAGGTGAGGTATACATAAAACAAAGGTGGAACGATAAAATACAAGTACAGTTCAGCGAAGAATTTTTAACCGATTATTTTGCAAATTCCACAGGCACCAGCGCCATTAACTCCTTAAATTTAGACCGTGTTTTTGTTATTGCCACAGGTGATTCTGCCTCGGCAAGCGAATTGGTAATGAACGGACTTGACCCTTATATCGATGTAATCCATATTGGAGAAACAACTCGTGGTAAAAATGAATTTTCAATTACCTTGGTAGATGACCCAGAAAACTCTTTTATTTATAATAGTGACCGTGAGGGCAATATCAATGCTGAAAATTCTTGGGGATTACAACCTTTGGTTGGAAGGAACGAGAATGCCGATGGGTTTTATGATTACACCAATGGTTTGGCGCCAGACATTGCCCTAGAAGAAGATTTAACCAATTTTGGAGTCTTAGGCGATGTAAACGAGCCTCTCCTGGCCCGTGCTCTACAAGAAATTACAGGTAGCTCTGCCAAAATAGACTTTACGGTGGAAATGCCCGCAGAATCTTTTACGTCATCTAGATTGGAAACTCCTATAAAGGACAATATGTATTTGGAAAAACCACTACAGTTAAACAACTAA
- a CDS encoding TonB-dependent receptor plug domain-containing protein — MKKNHLWLITALLAGQGVFAQQIQQDSLKVQQLDEVVVSDSKFELKRENSGKTVIKITAEEMQRNQGRTVAEIINTKSGIEIAGSRGRDGDVLGVYARGGRGRQVLIIIDGVRVADPSTFSAEYDLRLLSPSTIESIEIIKGAASTLYGTNAVTAVINITTKKSSKKKIAGNFETSVGTNQTAEDQNYNIGSIQNSANVNGTLGKFNYGVDFSNRYKSGLSAAVTPENEEDVFSNYSTNVRFGYQFTERFGVQLYGNQTKFRNEYDASLAEAPNVGENEQQRVGVSSEFEYGKGSVHLNAAYTDYESMANDTFGESTTEGNNWVLDVYHKYVFGEQFHTILGVNYIKDEAIFAEEVDFTIVDPYANVVYVSDFGLNLNAGARLNNHSEYGNHFVYNLNPSYVFDTNKGYIKLMGSYATSYITPNLTQLFGAFGGNPDLEPEENTTIEAGVEFKLNNTLRISTVYFDRNETNAIGYDANFTTINVADEIDANGVEVEATWLPLSNFSVNANYTFTERKGDNAIRIPKHKANVSVWYQFCESTNASLSYAYTGERFDTDFSTFTDVALDPFSILNLSVQHELIKNKLNVFVNADNLLNEDYRELLGFTTRGRNFRVGLSLNL, encoded by the coding sequence ATGAAAAAAAATCATTTATGGTTAATTACCGCTTTATTAGCGGGACAGGGGGTCTTTGCACAACAGATACAGCAAGATTCACTTAAAGTTCAACAACTGGACGAGGTTGTTGTTAGCGACTCAAAATTTGAATTGAAGCGTGAAAACTCAGGAAAAACGGTAATCAAGATCACAGCTGAGGAAATGCAGCGAAACCAGGGCAGAACGGTTGCCGAGATCATCAACACAAAAAGTGGTATCGAAATTGCCGGTAGCCGGGGCAGGGATGGCGATGTGCTAGGGGTTTACGCCCGGGGTGGCCGTGGCAGACAGGTCTTGATCATTATCGATGGCGTTCGTGTGGCCGACCCATCCACATTTTCTGCCGAATATGATCTACGTCTGCTGTCTCCCAGTACAATTGAGTCCATTGAGATCATTAAAGGAGCGGCCAGCACACTTTACGGAACCAATGCAGTTACTGCGGTGATCAACATTACAACAAAAAAGAGTTCCAAAAAGAAGATAGCCGGTAATTTTGAAACCAGTGTTGGGACCAATCAAACTGCGGAGGACCAGAATTATAATATAGGTAGCATTCAAAATTCCGCAAATGTAAATGGCACATTGGGCAAGTTCAATTATGGGGTGGATTTTTCCAATCGGTACAAAAGTGGATTGTCTGCTGCTGTGACACCTGAAAATGAAGAGGATGTTTTTTCAAATTACAGCACCAATGTAAGGTTTGGCTATCAATTTACGGAAAGGTTCGGCGTTCAGCTATATGGCAATCAAACCAAATTTAGGAATGAATATGATGCTTCTTTGGCCGAAGCTCCAAATGTAGGGGAGAACGAGCAGCAAAGGGTTGGGGTTTCCTCTGAATTTGAGTATGGCAAAGGATCGGTTCACTTAAATGCGGCCTATACAGATTACGAGTCCATGGCCAACGATACTTTTGGTGAAAGCACTACCGAAGGCAACAATTGGGTATTGGATGTGTACCATAAATATGTTTTTGGAGAGCAGTTCCATACGATACTTGGAGTAAACTATATTAAGGACGAGGCTATTTTTGCGGAGGAGGTTGATTTTACCATTGTAGATCCTTATGCCAATGTGGTCTATGTTTCGGATTTTGGATTGAATTTGAATGCAGGTGCCCGCTTGAACAATCACTCCGAATATGGAAACCATTTTGTGTACAACCTGAACCCATCTTATGTATTTGATACGAATAAAGGGTATATAAAATTGATGGGATCGTATGCAACCTCTTATATTACACCGAACTTGACCCAGTTGTTCGGTGCTTTTGGTGGAAACCCAGACTTGGAGCCAGAAGAAAATACCACTATTGAGGCGGGCGTGGAGTTTAAATTGAACAATACATTAAGAATCAGTACGGTTTATTTTGATAGAAACGAAACAAATGCCATTGGTTACGATGCTAACTTTACAACGATAAATGTTGCCGATGAGATTGATGCCAACGGGGTGGAAGTGGAAGCAACTTGGTTGCCTTTGAGCAATTTTAGTGTAAATGCCAATTATACCTTTACGGAACGGAAAGGCGACAATGCCATACGTATTCCCAAGCACAAGGCCAATGTTTCTGTATGGTATCAGTTTTGTGAAAGTACCAATGCATCTTTGAGCTATGCCTATACCGGTGAGCGCTTTGATACTGATTTTTCTACTTTTACCGATGTAGCCCTTGACCCGTTTTCAATATTGAATCTTTCTGTTCAGCATGAGTTGATCAAAAACAAATTAAATGTTTTTGTCAACGCGGATAATTTGTTGAACGAGGATTATAGGGAGTTGCTTGGGTTCACCACCAGAGGACGAAACTTTAGGGTCGGCCTCAGCCTGAACCTTTAA
- a CDS encoding ABC transporter substrate-binding protein, giving the protein MAKQQWSILVLGFLLMTSVGCKQEKKQQPSQNQELDSKVKYATGFKVTKETDLTIIEVTGAWPGAKSFKYALVPKEKLPSITLPKDAYDAIIATPVEKVVLTSTTHIEPLQKLGALNTVIGFPNTDYISTPEARERISAGHIKDLGMNDVLNTEMVLALDPELIFGFSINEENKAYDILKQAGIPVAYNGDWVEHTPLGKAEWIKFFAPFFNKEALGDSIFTEVESSYKQAKEIAKKAKSKPTVLTGGLYKDVWYVAGGQSWMARFIKDANADYAWASTPETGSIGLSLESVLEKAQDAEFWFNPSAQTTYEQIKAANTHYGRFSAFTNQKVYSNAIEKGETGGLIFYESAPHRPDVVLKDFIKILHPELLPEHQLQFIKPIK; this is encoded by the coding sequence ATGGCAAAACAACAATGGTCAATTCTAGTTTTAGGATTTCTTTTGATGACTTCGGTAGGTTGCAAACAGGAAAAAAAACAGCAACCTTCCCAAAATCAAGAATTAGATTCCAAAGTAAAATATGCAACCGGATTTAAAGTAACCAAAGAGACCGATCTTACAATAATAGAGGTCACCGGGGCTTGGCCCGGGGCAAAAAGTTTTAAATATGCGTTGGTCCCCAAGGAAAAATTACCGTCCATTACTCTACCAAAAGATGCATACGATGCCATTATCGCCACCCCAGTAGAAAAGGTGGTGCTCACTTCCACTACCCACATAGAACCCTTACAAAAACTAGGGGCATTAAATACCGTAATCGGCTTTCCAAATACGGACTACATTTCAACACCCGAGGCCAGAGAGCGAATTTCGGCAGGGCACATAAAGGATTTGGGAATGAATGATGTTCTCAACACAGAAATGGTATTGGCCCTAGACCCCGAACTTATTTTTGGATTTAGCATTAATGAGGAGAACAAGGCCTACGATATTTTAAAACAGGCAGGAATTCCAGTAGCCTACAATGGTGATTGGGTGGAGCATACCCCGCTCGGTAAAGCCGAATGGATCAAGTTTTTTGCTCCATTTTTCAATAAGGAAGCCCTGGGCGATAGTATTTTCACAGAAGTAGAATCATCTTACAAACAAGCAAAAGAGATTGCAAAAAAAGCAAAATCCAAACCTACCGTGCTAACCGGGGGACTTTACAAGGATGTGTGGTATGTGGCTGGGGGCCAAAGTTGGATGGCCCGCTTTATAAAAGATGCAAATGCCGATTATGCGTGGGCTTCCACACCCGAGACCGGAAGCATTGGGCTAAGTCTCGAATCGGTTTTGGAAAAAGCCCAAGATGCCGAATTTTGGTTTAACCCATCAGCACAAACCACTTACGAACAAATAAAAGCCGCAAATACACATTACGGCCGGTTTTCTGCTTTTACGAACCAAAAAGTATATTCCAATGCCATTGAAAAAGGCGAAACCGGTGGACTTATTTTTTACGAATCGGCACCTCACCGACCCGATGTGGTCTTAAAGGATTTTATTAAGATATTGCATCCGGAACTATTACCGGAACACCAGCTGCAATTTATCAAACCCATAAAATAA
- a CDS encoding FecCD family ABC transporter permease: MPFTRTYRISFLLLLVALLCSSLLNISSGSVSIPFADVLSILLGKLPKTDSWEYIIWNYRIPKAFTSILVGAGLSLSGLLMQTLFRNPLAGPFVLGISSGASLGAALLLMGSTFLTGFATFSFLSDVSLAIAASIGSFLVLFVVMLVAQRVKDTMALLIIGLMFGSITSAIVSVLAYFSSAENLQRFIFWSFGSVGNLSIDQLLLLGTIVAMGVLLSVRSIKSLNAFLLGENYAQSLGVSLKKSRLTIIIATGLLAGGITAFAGPIAFVGLAVPHLTRQIFDTMEHKVLIPAVMLYGAILMLLCDTLAQLPNSASVLPINAITSLVGAPVVIWILVRKRKMMF, from the coding sequence ATGCCATTCACAAGAACATATCGCATTTCCTTTTTGCTATTGTTGGTTGCATTATTATGTTCTTCGTTGTTGAATATTAGTTCAGGATCGGTTTCCATCCCCTTTGCCGACGTGCTATCTATTTTGCTTGGAAAATTGCCAAAGACAGACTCTTGGGAATATATTATATGGAACTATCGGATTCCAAAAGCATTTACCTCCATATTGGTTGGCGCAGGATTATCCTTGAGCGGTCTTTTAATGCAAACATTGTTTAGAAATCCATTGGCCGGACCTTTTGTTTTGGGAATAAGTTCCGGGGCCAGTTTGGGTGCCGCACTACTGTTAATGGGCTCAACATTTTTAACCGGTTTTGCTACCTTTTCTTTTTTGAGCGATGTTTCCCTCGCCATCGCGGCCAGCATTGGAAGCTTTTTGGTTCTCTTTGTTGTTATGCTTGTCGCACAACGGGTAAAGGACACCATGGCTTTACTGATCATCGGTTTGATGTTCGGTAGTATTACCTCGGCCATAGTCAGTGTGCTCGCTTATTTTTCGAGCGCAGAAAATTTACAACGCTTTATTTTTTGGTCGTTCGGAAGCGTTGGGAACCTATCTATTGACCAATTATTGCTTTTAGGAACTATTGTTGCCATGGGGGTGTTGCTCAGTGTGCGCTCCATTAAATCATTGAACGCTTTTTTGCTGGGTGAAAATTATGCGCAAAGCTTAGGGGTTTCCTTGAAAAAATCACGATTGACCATCATTATCGCCACTGGTTTATTGGCCGGGGGCATCACAGCCTTTGCCGGCCCAATCGCATTTGTTGGCCTGGCCGTTCCGCACCTTACCCGTCAAATTTTTGATACCATGGAGCACAAAGTATTGATCCCGGCCGTAATGCTGTACGGGGCCATTTTAATGTTGTTGTGCGATACCTTGGCCCAATTGCCCAACTCCGCTAGTGTATTGCCCATAAACGCCATCACCTCTTTGGTCGGTGCACCGGTTGTTATTTGGATTTTGGTCCGTAAACGCAAAATGATGTTCTAA
- a CDS encoding ABC transporter ATP-binding protein has protein sequence MAKVDENILSIKDLTIGYDSRVVAEHINFDLKAGMLCGIVGINGIGKSTLLRTLGGFQPKISGDIILNHKNLKDYTASNLSKELSVVLTEQPASKNLTVQELIALGRQPYTNWLGSLTELDKEQIRSSVAAFLLEDLKHRKCHELSDGQMQRVLVARAMAQDTSIILLDEPTTHLDLYHKVQILKMLQELAHNKHKTILFTTHEIELAIQLCDRILILDGKHQPFGDPCKLIEKQHFDRLFPSEMVKFDAKTGSYKVSK, from the coding sequence ATGGCTAAAGTTGACGAAAACATACTATCCATAAAGGATTTGACCATTGGATACGATTCAAGAGTCGTAGCTGAACATATCAATTTTGACTTAAAAGCTGGAATGCTCTGCGGAATTGTGGGCATAAACGGTATTGGAAAATCTACTCTACTTCGCACTTTGGGCGGGTTTCAACCCAAAATATCCGGTGATATAATTTTGAACCATAAAAACTTGAAAGATTACACCGCTTCCAATTTATCCAAAGAACTTAGTGTGGTATTGACGGAGCAACCTGCTTCTAAAAATCTGACCGTTCAAGAATTGATTGCATTGGGCCGCCAACCGTACACCAATTGGTTGGGCTCACTTACCGAACTGGACAAGGAGCAGATACGATCAAGTGTGGCCGCTTTTTTGCTGGAAGACCTTAAACACCGAAAATGCCATGAGCTCAGCGATGGCCAGATGCAGAGGGTACTGGTGGCCCGCGCCATGGCACAGGACACCTCCATAATTTTGCTTGACGAACCTACCACCCACTTAGACCTGTACCACAAAGTACAGATTCTTAAAATGCTCCAGGAATTGGCCCACAACAAACATAAAACCATCCTTTTTACAACCCATGAAATAGAATTGGCCATCCAACTGTGCGATCGAATATTAATTTTGGACGGTAAGCACCAACCCTTTGGCGACCCCTGCAAATTGATAGAAAAGCAGCACTTTGACCGTCTTTTTCCATCGGAAATGGTAAAGTTTGATGCTAAAACAGGTTCGTATAAGGTTTCAAAATAG
- the rmuC gene encoding DNA recombination protein RmuC has translation MSTVFIYLIIGLIAMALGLFVGIYIQKLKTKSNESVWGEREQQLNATITSLKDRIQLNEEDQKQLQREKEQQSNQIVRYQADLENLQIKNKEQKEEVEKLQEKFTKEFENLANKILDEKSEKFTKSNKENIENILTPLNKKIKEFEEKVEKSQKENISINSSLKQQLESLQQQNLKITQEAENLTKALKGDSKMQGNWGELVLERVLEKSGLEKDREYSVQQSFKREDGSRVMPDVIIHLPDGKKMVVDSKVSLTDYERFTNAEEEDKAKFLKDHINSLRRHVEQLSSKKYEDLYEMESPDFVLMFVPIEPAFAIAINEDNSLYNKAFEQNIVIVTPSTLLATLRTIDSMWNNEKQQRNAMEIARQAGGLYDKFVGLINDLDSVGKSIKKSQEFYIGAMKKLSEGDGNLIRRVERLKKMGAKAKKDMPENYLKRAHEDDFEELN, from the coding sequence ATGAGCACAGTATTTATCTATTTGATTATTGGCTTAATAGCAATGGCCCTAGGCCTTTTTGTCGGTATTTATATCCAAAAACTGAAAACCAAATCGAACGAAAGTGTTTGGGGGGAGCGAGAACAACAACTAAACGCCACTATCACATCCCTAAAAGATAGAATACAGCTAAACGAGGAGGACCAAAAACAGTTGCAACGGGAAAAAGAACAGCAAAGCAATCAAATTGTTCGGTACCAAGCAGATTTGGAGAACCTTCAAATAAAGAACAAAGAGCAGAAAGAAGAAGTTGAAAAGCTACAGGAAAAATTCACAAAGGAATTCGAAAATTTGGCCAACAAAATTTTGGACGAAAAAAGTGAAAAATTTACCAAGAGCAATAAGGAGAACATAGAAAACATACTTACACCTCTCAATAAAAAGATTAAAGAGTTCGAGGAAAAAGTTGAAAAATCCCAAAAGGAAAACATTAGCATTAACTCTTCCCTAAAACAACAGTTGGAAAGTCTTCAACAACAAAACTTAAAAATTACCCAAGAAGCGGAAAACTTGACCAAAGCCTTGAAAGGCGACAGCAAAATGCAAGGTAACTGGGGCGAATTGGTATTGGAGCGCGTTTTAGAAAAATCCGGCTTGGAAAAAGATCGGGAATACAGTGTGCAACAAAGTTTTAAGCGTGAAGATGGCAGCAGGGTTATGCCCGATGTGATCATCCACTTACCTGATGGCAAAAAAATGGTGGTAGATTCCAAGGTATCGCTTACCGATTACGAACGTTTTACCAATGCAGAAGAAGAGGATAAAGCTAAATTTTTAAAAGACCACATTAATTCACTGCGCAGGCATGTGGAACAACTCTCCTCCAAAAAATACGAGGATCTCTACGAAATGGAAAGCCCTGATTTTGTTTTAATGTTCGTTCCGATAGAACCTGCATTTGCCATCGCCATTAATGAGGACAATTCTCTCTACAATAAAGCCTTTGAACAAAATATTGTTATTGTTACCCCGTCTACCCTATTGGCTACCCTTAGAACCATAGATTCGATGTGGAACAATGAAAAACAACAACGAAACGCTATGGAAATTGCTCGTCAGGCTGGAGGCCTTTACGATAAATTTGTCGGTTTGATAAATGATCTGGACTCGGTGGGAAAAAGTATTAAAAAGTCACAGGAATTTTATATTGGAGCAATGAAAAAGCTTTCTGAAGGAGATGGGAATTTGATTAGAAGAGTTGAAAGGTTAAAGAAGATGGGGGCTAAAGCCAAAAAGGATATGCCTGAAAATTATTTAAAACGCGCCCACGAAGACGATTTTGAAGAACTAAACTAG
- a CDS encoding 6-phosphogluconate dehydrogenase: MKKFLTIFIAVIVIGILGYFAFVYYVPYSEGYRSGELIKFSRKGVLVKTWEGQISQGLSGTNVFSFSVEDGEKEIIEKMKEYQGQYIKMTYKERYATFFWLGDTKYFITEVKSEKSPIFRN, translated from the coding sequence ATGAAAAAATTCCTTACCATTTTTATTGCTGTCATTGTAATTGGCATATTGGGATATTTTGCATTTGTATATTACGTTCCCTATAGCGAGGGATACCGTTCCGGGGAACTGATCAAGTTCAGTAGAAAAGGTGTATTGGTAAAAACATGGGAAGGACAGATAAGCCAAGGATTATCCGGGACCAATGTATTCTCCTTTTCGGTGGAAGATGGAGAAAAAGAAATCATTGAAAAAATGAAGGAATACCAAGGACAGTATATTAAAATGACCTACAAGGAGCGCTACGCCACCTTTTTCTGGTTGGGCGACACCAAATACTTTATCACCGAGGTAAAATCCGAAAAATCACCCATTTTTAGAAATTAA
- a CDS encoding acyl-CoA thioesterase, whose protein sequence is MKKFKSSRESRVSITELMLPSHSNFGGKVHGGHILNLMDQIAFACASKHSQSYCVTASVNRVDFLNPIEVGELATLKASINYTGKTSMVVGVRVESENVTTGEVKHCNSSYFTMVAKGKDGKNKAVPGLILKTKQDIRRFARSKERKQSAYKRDSKYESNNFKVNEYLEFLEGENVKMDLD, encoded by the coding sequence ATGAAAAAGTTCAAATCATCCAGAGAAAGTAGAGTGTCCATAACCGAACTTATGTTGCCCTCCCACTCCAACTTTGGTGGAAAAGTACACGGAGGGCACATCCTAAACCTTATGGATCAAATTGCATTTGCCTGTGCGTCCAAGCATTCACAAAGCTATTGCGTTACAGCATCGGTAAACCGGGTGGATTTTCTTAACCCGATCGAAGTTGGCGAACTGGCCACGCTAAAAGCGTCCATCAACTATACCGGTAAAACTTCAATGGTGGTGGGAGTACGTGTTGAGTCCGAAAATGTAACTACGGGAGAAGTAAAACACTGCAATTCCTCTTATTTTACCATGGTCGCCAAAGGAAAAGATGGCAAAAACAAAGCAGTGCCCGGACTTATCCTAAAAACAAAGCAGGATATACGCCGCTTTGCCCGCAGCAAGGAACGTAAACAATCAGCGTACAAACGCGATAGCAAATACGAATCCAACAACTTTAAAGTAAACGAATATTTAGAGTTTTTGGAAGGTGAAAATGTTAAGATGGATCTTGATTGA
- the pgl gene encoding 6-phosphogluconolactonase, with product MELKIYRDKQEVAENFSDYFVNKVKEAGAFHVALSGGSTPKIVFDLLARKYAGTVDWNKVHFYWGDERCVPPTDDQSNYKMTVEHLFSKIEVPKENINRILGEKDPVNEAMRYANLLEIDLDRVQGVPQFDLVILGMGDDGHTASIFPHEIELWDSDDHCVVANHPESGQKRVSINGKVINAAKEVAFLVTGASKAEKVKVVVEKTKGSEVYPASLVNPASGNLVWFLDEEAAAKLNQDPS from the coding sequence ATGGAGTTAAAAATATATAGGGACAAGCAGGAAGTAGCCGAAAATTTTTCGGACTATTTTGTAAATAAAGTGAAAGAGGCAGGTGCTTTTCATGTGGCCTTGTCCGGCGGTAGTACGCCAAAAATAGTTTTTGATCTATTGGCCCGGAAATATGCAGGTACAGTGGATTGGAACAAAGTACATTTTTATTGGGGCGATGAGCGTTGTGTGCCGCCGACCGATGATCAGAGCAATTATAAAATGACGGTCGAGCATCTTTTCTCTAAAATAGAGGTGCCCAAGGAGAACATCAATCGTATTTTGGGCGAAAAGGATCCCGTAAACGAAGCAATGCGATATGCCAATCTATTGGAAATTGATCTCGATAGGGTGCAAGGGGTTCCCCAATTTGATTTGGTAATATTGGGCATGGGCGATGATGGGCATACAGCATCAATATTTCCGCACGAGATAGAACTTTGGGATTCCGATGACCATTGTGTAGTTGCCAATCATCCAGAGTCCGGTCAAAAACGGGTATCCATAAATGGCAAGGTGATCAATGCGGCCAAAGAGGTGGCCTTTTTGGTCACAGGGGCATCAAAAGCCGAAAAAGTGAAGGTGGTAGTGGAAAAAACCAAAGGCTCCGAAGTTTACCCTGCCTCTTTGGTGAATCCTGCATCAGGAAATTTAGTTTGGTTTTTGGACGAGGAAGCAGCGGCCAAGCTCAATCAAGATCCATCTTAA